In Capsicum annuum cultivar UCD-10X-F1 chromosome 11, UCD10Xv1.1, whole genome shotgun sequence, one genomic interval encodes:
- the LOC124888894 gene encoding uncharacterized protein LOC124888894: MAMLKQLTVNVPLVEALEQMSGYAKFMKELMTKKRTVSYEPVDNLHHCSAISTRSLAQKKADPGAFTIPCTVESLDFDKALYRSVKQSEGIFVFPADFVGLYYDVDLDVPIILGRLFLATGRVIVDMELNKLKFRLNKSEVEREYSYGTKHKRKRQEDDENERKAKKKAKKKKKAEKLEAEKILQVDDEITE, translated from the exons ATGGCGATGCTGAAACAACTGACGGTAAATGTAccattggttgaggcacttgaacaGATGTCAGGATACGCCAAGTTTATGAAGGAGCTAATGACAAAGAAAAGAACGGTGAGCTATGAACCAGTGGACAATCTCCACCactgtagtgctatttctacaagatcCTTAGCTCAAAAGAAGGCGGATCCTGGAGCATTCACCATCCCGTGCACTGTCGAGTCATTGGATTTTGATAAAGCACTAT ATAGATCTGTGAAGCAATCGGAGGGAATATTTGTATTCCCTGCTGATTTTGTGGGGCTTTATTATGATGTAGATTTGGACGTGCCTATCATCTTGGGTAGACTATTCTTGGCGACTGGGAGAGTAATtgttgacatggagctgaataAGCTCAAATTCAGGCTAAATAAAAGCGAG GTTGAAAGAG AATATTCTTATGGCACCAAACATAAGAGAAAGAGACAAGAAGATGATGAGAATGAGAGAAAAGCCAAGAaaaaggcaaagaagaagaagaaggctgagAAATTGGAGGCGGAAAAGATACTACAGGTTGATGATGAGATTACAGAATAG